A single genomic interval of Panulirus ornatus isolate Po-2019 chromosome 37, ASM3632096v1, whole genome shotgun sequence harbors:
- the LOC139760553 gene encoding small integral membrane protein 15-like — MDGDDAIKTPVEEVSGGWLHQLVVYAARNPWEFCWYLLLCLSPMFFISAILSWKLAKAIEAQEKDKNRRDKRKANISKVKRGKAN; from the exons atggatggtgatgatgctatAAAAACTCCTGTTGAGGAGGTCAGTGGTGGATGGTTACATCAACTGGTTGTTTATGCTGCAAG AAATCCATGGGAATTTTGTTGGTACCTGCTCCTTTGTCTTTCCCCAATGTTTTTCATCTCAGCTATACTGTCTTGGAAACTGGCTAAGGCAATTGAGGCCCAAGAAAAG GATAAGAATCGTAGAGACAAGAGGAAAGCCAACATAAGCAAGGTGAAGCGTGGAAAAGCCAACTGA